The Neospora caninum Liverpool complete genome, chromosome X genome includes a region encoding these proteins:
- a CDS encoding putative elongation factor Tu GTP-binding domain-containing protein → MKETLLVGRRQRTKTVLLPPYVAPKELRVFFRVDYATCLRACGVRTPEPHRYLWRDETGDRHFECVNKSKVLVPFSSAAHACKLFGLHPVLVDPEPDWSSSFSFPSPSSSSSSSSLSSPSSSSPSLSSPSLSSPSLSSHSLSSPSLSSPSLSSPSSFPCTKVVVLLGHINHGKTTLLDRLAGTLVAPFEAGGITQNLSAVTVKIPSSISHADACSGLNTTPLSFSSASSSSSSSSSSSSSSSASARGGGESLGGQEPEENWTQLTFIDTPGHATFGSMRGRASASADLACVVVDVTEGKGLQTEEVLRLADAYDLPVLIVINKVDKLAPAHARDASEASAGGEVEGETRGERCAGFADSNEVQIVKMELRRQCQELREKGLLKRDLNHEVMNAVCVSALYGDGIETLLRRLVHLASSSPPARSLSSLSLSPGAAAMHAKHKRRSDCLVDAHVPPAAVGIVLEVGKSSDRGVLYTVLIKQGHFSIGSYFVAGSAYGRIRSIELVSSTYSSPRSPSASSFQSAFKSFPESPLRHAPSGEASLSPSYPPGTVVTCGVSRAIGDGDCGVDDRIYLLPQCRAFRLAEYRRGIERLARMQIDGTPLEIAQWEADHPTVQRRLGTRRTGPRRQETGRGVDDANDAALARKEVTRGRRAIEEFGVEAALSPKATGDRGFLSDWKTPGAKEEGEEREGEERGGEERDGSQGRLFRNVTMEEFHQPLGRRRGKSRLAGREERRLLKGDDERSDESGDDWEARVRDGGRGRTRQKEEEEIDESDVSRDSRLVDEWTLLRNSVSGTGEENKAPQEYDSIAMTSDTARPLYIHTRGSERLEPPSVFGGDEDGDEDESAGRSRGRKRSRRGRERDEADSEDERRGGNVHEFWGGHESREDWYEAVKEKNAALMDRWRSRSKHRDLERREQRRKERAMLVEAERMRRHALKEPPLTEEEIREIMGEDEKFQEAERFGDEADETRLEKKHKQRAKPFLIPAKNAPVIPVILRTDVVGTFDVLLDEMEKLQGEFGMRIPVVHGGIGPVVPRDVVHAEVEKTYGYCPIYAFKVPVLPDAIKQALATSVVIKRFDVFTDLLADLRERCVNTQKLLDHNIYVRSLKTEPTKSGL, encoded by the exons ATGAAAGAAACGCTCCTCGtaggaagaagacagaggaccAAGACAGTCCTTCTTCCGCCCTACGTAGCGCCCAAA GaactgcgcgtcttcttccgggTTGACTACGCAACTTGCTTGCGAGCGTGCGGTGTACGCACACCCGAGCCCCACCGGTACCTCTGGCGAGACGAAACCGGCGATCGGCACTTTGAGTGCGTGAACAAGAGCAAAGtcctcgttcccttctcttcggctGCTCATGCATGCAAGCTCTTTGGCCTCCACCCCGTTCTTGTTGACCCAGAACCCGATtggtcttcctcgttttcattcccctctccttcttcctcttcttcttcttcttctctttcttctccctcttcctcttctccttctctctcttctccttctctctcttctccttctctctcttctcattctctctcttctccttctctctcttctccttctctctcttctccttcttccttcccttgtACAAAAGTTGTTGTTCTCCTAGGGCACATCAACCACGGAAAGACGACGCTTCTCGATCGTCTCGCAGGGACTCTCGTGGCCCCTTTTGAGGCGGGGGGAATTACGCAAAACCTCTCTGCAGTTACTGTCAAGATTCCATCTTCGATTTCTCACGCCGATGCTTGCTCAGGCCTGAACACAACCCCGTTGTCattttcttccgcctcttcctcctcttcctcttcttcctcgtcttcctcttcttcctccgcctctgcgcgaGGAGGGGGGGAGAGTCTGGGGGGACAGGAGCCGGAAGAGAATTGGACTCAACTGACGTTCATCGACACCCCCGGCCACGCGACGTTTGGTTCAATGCGAGGGCGGGCGAGTGCATCCGCAGATCTTGCATGTGTCGTGGTTGACGTCACGGAGGGGAAAGGCCTGCAGACGGAGGaggttcttcgcctcgctgacGCGTACGACCTGCCGGTGCTCATCGTGATAAACAAAGTCGACAAACTCGCCCCTGCGCACGCGCGCGATGCGTCCGAAGcgagcgcaggcggcgaagTGGAGGGCGAAACCAGAGGCGAGAGATGCGCAGGATTCGCAGATTCGAACGAGGTTCAAATCGTCAAGATGGAGCTGCGCAGACAGTGCCAGGaactgagagaaaaaggtTTGCTGAAACGCGACCTTAACCACGAAGTGATGAacgccgtctgcgtctctgcacTTTACGGCGACGGCATCGAG ACgctccttcgtcgcctggttcatctcgcttcttcgtcgccacctgcgcggtctctctcttcgctctctctttctcctggcGCTGCGGCAATGCATGCAAAGCACAAGCGAAGATCCGACTGTCTCGTCGACGCGCACGTGCCTCCTGCTGCCGTTGGCATCGTCCTCGAAGTTGGGAAGAGCAGCGACCGCGGCGTCTTATATACGGTTCTCATCAAACAGGGACACTTCTCCATTG GGAGTTACTTCGTGGCAGGCAGCGCCTACGGCAGGATTCGCTCCATTGAACTTGTCTCCTCCACGTactcttctcctcgctctccgtctgcctcttctttccagtCTGCTTTCAAATCGTTTCCGGAATCTCCTCTTCGACATGCGCCTTCGGGcgaagcgtctctgtctccgtcgtaCCCACCGGGGACAGTGGTGACGTGTGGGGTATCTCGGGCCATTGGCGACGGCGACTGTGGGGTGGACGATCGCATCTATCTGCTGCCGCAGTGTCGggcctttcgcctcgcggAGTATCGCCGCGGGAtcgagcgcctcgcgcgcatgcagatcgaCGGGACGCCGCTCGAGATCGCCCAGTGGGAGGCAGACCATCCCACAGTGCAGCGACGCTTGGGGACTCGGCGCACCgggccgaggagacaggagacagggcggggCGTCGACGACGCGAAcgacgccgcgctcgccAGGAAAGAGGTCACGCGCGGTCGAAGGGCCATCGAAGAATTCGGCGTCGAGGCGGCCCTCAGCCCCAAGGCAACCGGCGATCGAGGCTTTCTCAGTGATTGGAAAACGCCGGGcgcaaaagaagagggggaagagcgcgaaggggaagaaagaggaggcgaagaaagggacgggTCCCAGGGTCGTCTGTTCCGGAACGTTACGATGGAAGAATTTCATCAGCCTTtagggcgacggcgggggAAGAGCAGGTtggcaggcagagaggagagacgttTGTTGAAGGGCGATgacgagaggagcgacgagagTGGCGACGACTGGgaggcgcgcgtgcgcgacggcgggagaggcagaacgcggcagaaagaggaagaagagattgACGAGTCGGACGTGTCGAGGgactctcgcctcgtcgatgAATGGACCCTCCTTCGCAACTCTGTTTCCGGaacaggcgaggagaacaAGGCGCCGCAAGAGTACGACTCCATTGCCATGACCAGCGACACCGCACGCCCGCTGTACATCCACACGCGCGGCTCAGAGCGACTGGAGccgccttctgtctttggaggcgacgaagatgGGGACGAGGACGAATCTGCGGGGCGAAGCCGTGGGCGCAAACGcagccggcgaggccgcgagcgagacgaagcagactCAGAGGATGAGCGCCGGGGAGGAAATGTGCATGAATTCTGGGGCGGACACGAAAGCCGAGAAGACTGGTATGAAGcggtgaaggagaagaacgcggctCTGATGGACCGCTGGCGGTCGAGATCGAAACACCGG GATTTAGAACGGCGGGAGCAGCGACGGAAGGAACGCGCGATGCTGGTCGAGGCcgagcgcatgcggcgccACGCGCTGAAGGAACCACCCTtaacagaagaagaaattCGAGAGATCatgggagaggacgagaagtTCCAGGAGGCGGAACGCTtcggagacgaggcggacgAAACGCGTCTTGAGAAGAAACAT AAACAACGGGCCAAGCCGTTCCTGATCCCTGCAAAAAACGCCCCCGTCATCCCAGTCATTCTCCGCACTGATGTCGTCGGGACCTTCGATGTGCTTCTCGATGAAATGGAAAAGCTCCAG GGAGAGTTCGGCATGCGGATTCCCGTTGTCCACGGGGGCATTGGCCCCGTTGTGCCCCGGGAcgtggtgcatgcagaggtgGAGAAGACGTATGGCTACTGCCCGATCTACGCCTTTAAAGTTCCCGTGCTTCCAGACGCAATTAAGCAGGCCCTGGCCACATCTGTTGTTATTAAGAGGTTTGACGTCTTCACTGATCTCCTCGCCGACTTGCGCGAACGCTGCGTCAATACCCAGAAGCTGCTTGACCACAACATCTACGTCCGAAGTCTCAAGACGGAGCCCACGAAGTCTGGGCTGTGA
- a CDS encoding Proteophosphoglycan ppg1, related: protein MELSPLLLQGSRTGSGGLLVQQKPAHAFSRSSRSARVVFVLGFLAWVAVVRSGSSEAVALSVRTPDAGAGPNAVPPADRVDGDSEASGLEAEFAQAAGGDDAPHGNISADLSRRYRERSRLQATRETTANGDLPDTPQSDEAMPPSSESGKDASENVPGGDEDEPGEPATKRDLNPETVSPSELPSTDSLVTSTNAQGPDRSPAEGTPENSHQGLTSSGHAAEARETDNTRPAQLGGAENSTEATGPPETVDAPGSPLSTGDTSSMNPNTESEESAHVPLRASSPETPDSVGTHIGGGVSQNSTEMSLTRRSGMHAFPESSVATGSAGGAEQNQGNSTGNGGTAAASSPEGGAFWSESESVNEQVEREPDSQFPSSGPASLDWDAKGEDTRHSGERRIGAEDALEPGEEDLTVTSLETEQPFSSMDEGKGTDEDEPDAPSSPAHVVAEVGNTEASGHQLFATDPGHLQYPVTTDEERTGAAEPVFSLSKSDDAPGQREEPSTNATEEVREAHIPQIQPETQAVAPSSSSDAAQPRAAVDPERSDAPSGEVNETAAETPSHPESGTPADSPLSGPLEDLSGPAERHPAQLAASAGDPELLAPAKESEREVHGHAELDRQAVAVGVDDENDEQSLHHGGATEDTDDRSSLWFAYGDQRRPSPPDGEYWSVNGVSESEPAQEEDTLFMFRPAHQRLDVPQSEGVGSFETHKRDAGWPQGPHASQFPAKESPPPLHTRRPASFSFFGRPSPSSRTKQHETPYYMGHQSDEKASEPAYAPSPIVNAYGRFGGRPLEERNVLVPALADGDENVLVGLQSARGAREPENTARGGDADHGDAEVSSPRRRAEPDADENEETTGSDNSAESQPESGPHLSPSADLSTSTSSSPSLPGASAEEHGVPSVGGAAFAPVSAGDEPEAFTSGDAESQEMAQAGAATEAQASAEGEQAAPSPSAASASSATDQGKLTARAGSVSDPREGRCSREELDALTEYFSGQSDTCSAYRCIEAQGLEFRERLKEHYGSVFSEGQLDELAGLFAACYCRCPMMKCEVDYVMDTGSTSCKEATVEYCEQSNEKFVDRCTSAAEQLPLVYDLHADTGGFKQPCRVCRREDLPQSGVGSVAHPSPSAPSGGHASISSDEQSALHSGSPSDVDGPPFPSDGRETGGETGRSGAALGHASGHPAPSAEDVESGRNEVHGEQQTGAIGAGSPAGWGDLFSPEPPTSHSGSSPPAFNGDEDKEEGDAGAAPEVSTMPSSQAGAGGASEDPSPLLGGDTVAGDTLHGPGEVLSPSGPNQGSPSSITTVRPTTTGNTSSGSTPTEEGGEAGSEAVEVMNQGGAVGPASGILLALVGSLLGIVTLVA from the exons ATGgagctttctcctctcctgcttcagGGCTCCAGAACGGGGTCCGGGGGGCTCCTCGTTCAACAGAAACCCGCGCATGCCTTTTCGCGGTCTTCGCGTTCCGCGCGGGTTGTCTTCGTGCTCGGCTTCCTGGCATGGGTCGCCGTTGTCCGCTCGGGTTCGTCTGAGGCTGTAGCTTTATCTGTCCGGACTCCTGACGCAGGCGCAGGACCGAACGCCGTTCCCCCCGCAGACCGGGTCGACGGCGATTCCGAGGCAAGCGGCCTAGAAGCCGAATTCGCGCAGGCTGCCGGTGGCGACGATGCTCCGCATGGCAATATCTCCGCTGACCTCAGTCGGCGATACAGAGAGCGTAGCCGTCTTCAGGCGACAAGGGAAACGACGGCCAACGGAGATCTTCCGGACACCCCCCAGTCAGATGAAGCCATGCCTCCCTCGAGCGAATCAGGCAAGGACGCATCCGAGAACGTTCctggaggcgacgaagatgAGCCCGGTGAGCCGGCAACAAAACGCGACCTTAATCCGGAAACAGTATCGCCGAGTGAACTGCCCTCCACAGACTCCCTCGTCACTTCCACAAATGCACAAGGGCCCGACAGATCGCCAGCAGAGGGAACTCCAGAGAACTCGCACCAGGGGCTAACATCCTCTGGACACGCCGCTGAAGCCAGAGAAACAGATAACACTCGCCCCGCGCAGCTGGGGGGGGCGGAGAACTCCACGGAGGCAACGGGGCCTCCAGAAACAGTGGATGCACCCGGCTCTCCGTTGTCGACAGGCGACACTAGCAGCATGAATCCGAACActgaaagcgaagaaagtgCACATGTTCCCctgcgcgcgtcttcgcccgaGACACCAGATTCCGTCGGCACGCATATCGGTGGCGGGGTCTCACAGAACTCGACAGAGATGTCGCTGACCCGACGGTCTGGCATGCATGCTTTTCCAGAAAGCTCAGTCGCGACCGGCAGTGCTGGTGGCGCCGAGCAGAACCAAGGAAACTCTACGGGTAACGGCGGTACAGCTGCAGCGTCATCGCCTGAGGGAGGAGCGTTTTGGAGTGAATCTGAGTCAGTGAATGAGCAAGTCGAGCGGGAACCAGATTCCCAGTTCCCTAGCTCTGGCCCCGCTTCTTTGGATTGGGacgcgaagggagaagatACGCGACAcagtggcgagagaaggatcGGCGCGGAGGACGCGCTGGAACCTGGGGAAGAAGACCTCACCGTGACCTCGTtggagacagagcagccCTTCTCTAGCATGGATgagggaaagggaacagacgaggacgaaccCGACGCACCTTCATCGCCGGCACATGTGGTTGCGGAGGTTGGCAATACGGAGGCAAGTGGCCATCAGCTTTTCGCGACAGATCCGGGTCACCTCCAGTATCCTGTGAcgacagacgaggagaggactGGCGCCGCGGAGCCTGTATTCAGCCTGTCAAAGAGTGACGATGCAccggggcagagagaagaaccgaGCACGAATGCAACTGAAGAAGTGAGGGAAGCACACATTCCGCAGATCCAGCCTGAGACCCAGGCCGTCGCaccctcctcgtcttccgacGCAGCTCAGCCACGTGCCGCTGTAGATCCTGAACGCTCCGACGCTCCGTCTGGTGAAGTAAATGAAACGGCGGCGGAAACGCCATCACACCCTGAGTCGGGAACTCCGGCTGACTCACCGCTTTCGGGTCCCCTCGAAGATCTGTCTGGTCCGGCGGAGCGGCACCCGGCACAGCTAGCGGCGTCAGCTGGCGACCCAGAGCTACTGGCGCCTGCAAAGGAatcggagagagaagtgcaCGGGCACGCAGAACTCGATAGGCAGGCCGTCGCAGTGGGCGTAGACGACGAGAACGACGAACAAAGCCTCCATCATGGTGGGGCAActgaagacacagacgaccGTTCGTCTCTGTGGTTCGCCTATGGTGACCAACGGCGCCCTTCTCCCCCAGACGGCGAGTACTGGAGTGTGAACGGCGTCAGCGAGTCCGAGCccgcgcaggaagaagacacactCTTCATGTTCCGTCCAGCGCATCAGCGACTTGACGTGCCACAGTCTGAAGGCGTCGGCTCTTTCGAAACACACAAACGCGATGCAGGATGGCCCCAGGGGCCACACGCATCTCAGTTCCCGGCGAAGGAGTCCCCTCCGCCACTTCACACTCGCCGTCCTGCATCGTTCAGTTTCTTTGGTCGGCCCAGTCCGTCCTCTCGGACAAAGCAGCACGAGACGCCGTACTACATGGGTCATCAATcggacgagaaggcgtctGAACCTGCCTACGCACCGTCGCCGATCGTCAATGCCTACGGCAGGTTCGGAGGGAGGCCCCTTGAGGAAAGGAATGTGCTTGTCCCCGCCctcgccgacggcgacgaaaaTGTGTTGGTCGGTCTGCAGTCAGCGCGGGGTGCGCGAGAGCCCGAGAACACAGCTCGCGGCGGCGATGCAGAccacggagacgccgaggtcTCATCCCCTCGGCGACGGGCAGAGCCTGAtgcagacgaaaacgaagaaacgacaGGGTCGGACAACTCTGCAGAGTCGCAGCCCGAGTCTGGGCCTCATCTTTCTCCTTCGGCTGACCTCTCAACTTCCACAAGTTCCAGTCCTTCCCTCCCCGGCGCCTCGGCTGAGGAGCACGGCGTGCCTTCGGTCGGTGGAGCCGCTTTCGCGCCTGTTTCTGCGGGTGACGAACCCGAGGCCTTCACCTCCGGGGATGCGGAGTCGCAAGAGATGGCGCAGGCTGGGGCTGCCACAGAGGCCCAGGCGTCTGCCGAAGGGGAGCAagccgcgccgtctccctccgccGCCAGCGCTTCATCCGCCACTGACCAAGGCAAGCTCACCGCCAGGGCCGGGTCAGTCTCCGACCCTCGTGAAGGGCGGTGTTCGCGGGAAGAACTGGACGCGCTTACCGAGTACTTTTCTGGGCAGTCCGACACCTGCAGTGCGTATCGCTGCATCGAGGCGCAAGGTTTAGAGTTCCGCGAACGCCTGAAGGAGCACTACGGCTCGGTGTTCAGCGAGGGACAACTCGACGAACTGGCGGGGCTCTTCGCGGCCTGCTACTGCCGGTGTCCCATGATGAAATGCGAAGTCGATTATGTCATGGACACGGGCTCAACTTCCTGCAAAGAAGCCACAGTCGAGTACTGCGAACAGTCGAACGAAAAATTCGTCGACCGGTGCACGTCCGCCGCGGAGCAGTTACCGCTCGTCTACGACCTTCATGCCGACACTGGGGGCTTCAAGCAGCCTTGCAGGGTCTGCAG gcgtGAGGATCTTCCCCAGTCGGGAGTTGGGTCTGTCGCGCAtccttcgccgtcggcgccttctggTGGACACGCTTCCATTTCTTCAGACGAGCAAAGCGCCCTTCACAGTGGAAGTCCCTCGGACGTTGACGGACCACCCTTTCCGTCAGACGGACGCGAGACGGGCGGCGAAACTGGGAGGTCTGGCGCGGCTTTGGGGCACGCTTCCGGGCATCCTGCCCCGTCGGCTGAAGACGTTGAAAGTGGGAGAAATGAGGTGCATGGAGAACAGCAGACAGGCGCGATTGGCGCTGGCAGTCCTGCCGGCTGGGGAGACTTATTCTCACCAGAACCGCCCACATCTCACTCAGGTAGTTCCCCGCCGGCGTTCAACGGGGACGAGGACAAGGAAGAGGGTGATGCAGGAGCTGCGCCAGAGGTGTCGACGATGCCCTCGTCACAGGccggcgcgggaggcgcgtcTGAAgatccgtctcctcttttaGGTGGAGACACCGTCGCTGGCGACACGCTGCACGGACCGGGCGaggttctctcgccttctgggcCCAATCAAGGGTCTCCGTCTTCTATCACCACAGTGCGTCCAACAACGACGGGAAATACTTCAAGTGGCAGCACGCCCAcggaagaggggggagaggctGGGAGTGAAGCGGTCGAGGTGATGAACCAGGGAGGGGCGGTTGGCCCGGCCTCAGGCATTCTGCTGGCTTTGGTAGGCAGCCTGCTGGGGATTGTCACTCTTGTGGCGTGA